GGCAGCACCGTCCACGTCGACGTCCCCCTTGCCCTTCCCGCAGTCAAGCAGTCCGCCACCGTGCACGCACGCAGCGGCCTCGTAGAAGGCAACACCGTCGCCCCCGAGGTCAACAAAGAGGACTCCTCCGTCGGCATCTTCCTCGCCGGGCTAACCGTCACCTACCTGCCCAACCGCGACCGCGACTTCAACCAGTTCACCACGCTCTCGCCCGGTGCCGACGAGGACGCCAGCGGCAACGGCGTCATCATGGCGGGCCAGCGCGCTTCTTCCCTCATCACGCAGGTGGACGGCACCAGCTTCAACGACCCGCTCCACGGCGGCATTCGCGGCGCGGGCGACCGCGCCTTCTTCCTCCCCCAGACCGTCGTGCGCGAGTTCCAGATCATCCACTCCGGCGTCACCGCCGAGGTCGGCGGCACCAACTCCGGCCTCATCAACGTGGTCACCAAGCAGGGCTCGGGGCGCACCCACGGCGAGCTCTTCTACACCGGACGCCCCAGCGGCCTGACCGCCGCCGATGCCTTCGGCAACTCGCTCGACAACACCCAGAACACCTTCGGCGGCTCCACCGGCGGCCCGCTCAAGCTGCCCTTCCTGCGCAAGCGTTCCTTCTACTACGTCGGCTTCGAGCAGGACTTCCTCCACGTCCCCTACTGGTCGGCCTTCGCCCCGCAAGCTCCGGGCGTCGTGATCCCCACCGCACTCGCCGCCCAGCAGGGCGAGACCGTGCAGAAGTCCTCACCCACAGCCTTCTTCGGTCGCGTCGATCTACTTCCTTCCCCGAAGGACACACTAGCCCTTGAGCTGGGCCTCAACCGCGTCTCCGCCTCGAACGTCCCCGACGCCCTGAACACCGGAGCCTCCACGCGCTCGCTCGCCACCGCCGCAAACGCAGCCTCGCTCGGCGGCCACAGCGCCACGGCCATCGTCCAGTGGATGCACCTGCTCACTCCACGGCTTGTAAACCAAGCCACGGTGGCGTGGTCCGGCGACCACCGCAGCCTCACCCCCAACTCCACCGCGCCCGAGCAGGTCATCAACGGCTTCGGCATCCTCGGCGGCAACAGCTTCGGCTCGCAGCTCTTCACCTCGCAGCAGACCCAGCTCAAGGAAGACGTCTCCCTCACGCGCGGCAACACCCTGCTCACCTTCGGCGGAGCCTTCGCCTACGACCCCGCCTACCAGCAGCAGGAGGCCAATCTCAACGGCCGCTTCGACTACGACTCGCTGGCCGACTACCTCGCCGCCAACCCGCGCCGCTTCCAGCAGACCTTCGCCCTCGGAGACACACGCTATCGTGGCTCAGTCCGCGAGTTCAGCCTCTACGGCAACGGCCGCTTCACCCTCACCCGCAAGCTGACCCTCACCGCCGGTCTCCGCTGGGCCTCCCAGTTCAACCCCCAGCCCCAGAACCCCAACCCGGCCATCCCCGTCACCGCTCACATCCCCAGCGACCTCTCTCTCTGGCAGCCTCGCCTCGGCCTCGCCTGGAACCCGGCCACGAAGACCGTCGTACGCCTCTCCTCGGGCCTCTTCTCGGCCAATACTCCTGCCGATATCTTCCACCGCGTCGCCATCGACAACGGCCAGCAGGTCGCCATCGCCGACAGCTACTTCGACCCCATGCTGCTCACGCTCGCACAGCCGCTGCCCCGAGTCCCGGCCCTGACCACACCGGCAGCCCTCGTCATCGGCATCGACCCGAACTTCCGCAACCCCACCTCCGCGCAGTTCGCCGCCACCCTTGAGCAGGAGCTTCACCCCAAACTCGACGTCACCGTCGGCTACCTGCACAACAGCACCTGGCACCTCCAGCGCCGCATCGACGAGAACCTCGACGCTCCCACCATCGACGCCTCCGGCAACCCGGTCTTCCCCGCCCTGCGCCCCAGCTCCGCCTACGGCCGCCTGCTGGTCAACCAGTCGAACGCCCATTCCAATTACGACGGCCTCCTGGTCACGGCCATCTCGCAGATCTCCCGACGCACGCAGGTCACGGCCAACTACACCTTCGCCCGCACCCGCGACGACGACTCCAACGATGGCCCGTTCAGCATCGACTCGGCCCTGAACCCCTATAACCTCAAGGCCGAGGCCGCACCCTCCACGCAGGACGTCCGCCACAACCTCAACATCGCGGCCATCCTGAATCTCCCTGTCGGCTTCAAGTTCAATCCCATCTTCATCACCCGCTCGGGCCTGCCCTACACGCCGCTGGTCGGCTTCGACACCCAGCACGACGCCAACGACTACAACGACCGCGCCGTCATCAGCGGCCAGGTAGCTGCCCGCAACAGCCTGCGCCAGCCTGCCTTCAACGACCTCGATCTGCGCATCGTCAAGGACTTCACCCTGCCCGGCGAGGGCCACCACCTCGACCTCTTTATGGACGTCTTCAACGTCGCGGGCTCCGGCAACCGCAGCTTCGGCCCGTCCAGCTCCAGCCTCTTCGGCAACGCGTCTTCGCCCGTCTTCTCCGCAGGCCAAGCCCTCTTCGCGCCCGACACCACCCGCCTCGGCGGCCCACGCGAGGTCCAGTTCACCGCCCGACTCGTCGGCTTCTAACCTGCCAAGCCGTTGCCTGTTTTCTTGGTTGTCATTCAGGAGCGAAGCGGAGGAATCTGCTTCTGTCTTTGTTGTTGCTTTTGCTTCCGGGGTAGGTCCGGGCTTTGGCCCGGACATCAAAACCCACCACAGAAGCGGGCTTTAGCCCCCGAGGTATGCTTTCTTCAAAAGAGCAAAGACGTCCTGCCGGACGGGCCTCCTGCGCGGAGAGCGGTCACTTCGTGACTTGTATACCTTATCTCGATGACTCAGGAGGCAACGGTCCTCCCGCTGGTCGGCACGGTCCGCTTGCGCCGCGACCGTTCGCCCGTCCCCGCCAGATGCGTCGACGCGTGATACCCCGAGTGCCGCTGCAATACCACCGCCGCCGCCCCACGCAGCCGCGAAAGCTCGCCGTCATTCGTAATCCCCAACGTAGGAACCACCCCAGCCAGCATCGAGCCAGCCAACTCCTTCTGGATGATCGGCCCAAACCGCGCCCATGAAGTCGTCAGATCGCCGGTAATCAAAATCACCTCCGGCGACAGCGTAGCCGTAATCAACCGCAGCCCCCGCCCCAGGTGCGTCGCCTGCTTCGTCACCGCCGCCACCGCCGCCGGATCGCCCTCCTCCGACAGCCGCAGCAGGTCGTGAATCGTGCCGACCTTCCCATCCTTCGCGGACTCGCGGTAGTACCGCAACGCCGCCGAGGACGAGGCAAAGACCTCCCAGCACCCATTCTGCCCGCACCCGCACTGCGGCCCGTTCGGGTCGATGGGGCAGTGCCCGAACTCGCCCGCCAACCCGCTACGGCTGGCGATGATCTGCCCATTCGCCAATATCGCCGCGCCGATGCCCTCAGACACCGTCACCAGCACCGCATTGCGAATCCCATCCAGCCGCCCCGACCACAGCTCCGCCAGCAGACACGCATTGGCCGCGTTGGCCAGCTCCACCTGCAACTGCATCTTCTTCTCGATAGCGCCCTTGATGTCGAACTCGCCCCACTTCAGGTTCGGCGCGAGGATCAGCCGCTGCGTATCCGGATCGACCCGCCCCGGCAGGCTCACGCCGACGCCCTCGAACGAGCGGTCCCGATGCGCCTCCCGCATCGCCTGCATACACTGCACAATCTTCTCGACCGAACGTTCGGGTTCCGAGACCAGCGGCACAACTTCACGAGCGAGAAATCGCCCATTCAAATCCACCAGCGCCACAATGGACTGGTTCGGCCGCACATCCGCCACCAGGATCACCATCGCATCGTTCAGCGAGAGCAGTGTCGAAGGACGTCCACGCGGCCGTCGCGCCATCGCGCCTTCAGCCACCCACTTTTCTTGAATCAACTGCTCGACGATGGACGAGATCGTGCTCGGCTGCAACCCGGAGAATCGCGCCAGATCGGCCCGCGCCACGGGCTGCTGCGAGCGGATGATCTCCAGCACGATATCGCGGTTGATATCGCGCGCATTCTCGCTGGATGCAAGCTCCACATACGCCAGATCAATGCGCTTGATACCGCGCGTCGTGCTCTTCGATCCCGAGTTCGATCTCATAGTTGCTGATTGACTCCGCTCGCTGGAAACCACTGCCTACAAAAGAAGTAACCGATTCAATCTATGCACCTCGATCAGCAGCGGAGTACTCAGAGCCAGCCGGAACGCGCGCAGAGTTCAGCATATCGCGGTTGCCCCGGGCGGCAAAGACGCCCCACGCAAACACCCGCCTGCACACGCTGCAAGGCCGAATCTCACTCCCGCACCGCAATTCGAAGTACTGCTCGAAGCAATACCGTACCGCAGCTTCGCCCAACCCGGCCCCCACTGCATAAGCCATGCCCTGCTCCGCACTTAGACACGCGTTGCCACATGGAAATTTACGTGCTGCGAAGCCTACACGAACCCCGCCTCCACTGTCACATTCTTTTCGATACAAAGAAACCGGCAAGCCTATCCTGCAATCACCCTGATACACTTCCGTTGCCCAGCTTCCGGAGCTTCATCTACGGTTGAAGCAGATCCGCACCAGCCATCCCATCGGAGATCCATCAGTGACCGGCATTCAGACCATCTCGGCGTTCGTTCTTCTCTCCCTGCTGCCCTCCGGTGTCCTCACGGAGGCCAAGCCATCCAGCCAGAGTGCCACCGGCAACACCGTTCCGCTCCAACTCGACCGCCTCGATCCCGCCATCGACGCCATCGTCCCCAAGGACGCCAAGCTCGAGCGCGTCGCCACCGGCTTCACCTGGGTCGAAGGCCCCGTATGGATGCCCGGCGGCTATCTCTTCTTCGCCGAGATCACCAGCAACAGCATCCGCAAGCTCACGCCCTCGGGCGACGTCAGCATCTTCCTCCAGCCCAGCGGCTATCAGGGCACCACGCCCTACCCGCACAAGGAACCCGGCACCAACGGCATGACGCTCGACCGCCGGGGGCGTCTCACCATCGCCGGCCACGCCCAGCGTGACGTCTTCCGCATCGAGTCGCTCGTCCCCGGCGCGCCCCACACCATCCTGGCCGACACCTACCAGGGCAAGCGCCTCAACAGCCCCAACGACCTCGTCTACAAGTCCGACGGCTCGCTCTACTTCACCGATCCGCCCTACGGCCTACCCGAGCAGCCCAATAAGGCGTACCCGCAGGAGCAGGCCTTCAGCGGCGTCTATCGCATCCCCAACGCGCTCAGCCAGAAACCCGGAGCAGCACCGGCTCGGGAGAAGCTGCAACTGCTCGTCTCCGACCTGCCCAAGCCGAACGGCATCGCCTTCTCGCCTGACGAAAAGTTTCTCTACGTCAGCAACTCCGGCCCCAAGAAGCTCTGGATGCGCTACACCGTCAA
This is a stretch of genomic DNA from Granulicella sp. WH15. It encodes these proteins:
- a CDS encoding SMP-30/gluconolactonase/LRE family protein encodes the protein MKQIRTSHPIGDPSVTGIQTISAFVLLSLLPSGVLTEAKPSSQSATGNTVPLQLDRLDPAIDAIVPKDAKLERVATGFTWVEGPVWMPGGYLFFAEITSNSIRKLTPSGDVSIFLQPSGYQGTTPYPHKEPGTNGMTLDRRGRLTIAGHAQRDVFRIESLVPGAPHTILADTYQGKRLNSPNDLVYKSDGSLYFTDPPYGLPEQPNKAYPQEQAFSGVYRIPNALSQKPGAAPAREKLQLLVSDLPKPNGIAFSPDEKFLYVSNSGPKKLWMRYTVKPDGTLTDAKVFYDASADQRPGVPDGMKVDRQGNIYSSGPGGIWIISPAGKPLAVLHTPLNASNVAWAGADRKTLYITATDSIYRIHLNIPGA
- a CDS encoding ROK family protein, coding for MRSNSGSKSTTRGIKRIDLAYVELASSENARDINRDIVLEIIRSQQPVARADLARFSGLQPSTISSIVEQLIQEKWVAEGAMARRPRGRPSTLLSLNDAMVILVADVRPNQSIVALVDLNGRFLAREVVPLVSEPERSVEKIVQCMQAMREAHRDRSFEGVGVSLPGRVDPDTQRLILAPNLKWGEFDIKGAIEKKMQLQVELANAANACLLAELWSGRLDGIRNAVLVTVSEGIGAAILANGQIIASRSGLAGEFGHCPIDPNGPQCGCGQNGCWEVFASSSAALRYYRESAKDGKVGTIHDLLRLSEEGDPAAVAAVTKQATHLGRGLRLITATLSPEVILITGDLTTSWARFGPIIQKELAGSMLAGVVPTLGITNDGELSRLRGAAAVVLQRHSGYHASTHLAGTGERSRRKRTVPTSGRTVAS
- a CDS encoding carboxypeptidase regulatory-like domain-containing protein, with protein sequence MSVRRYATTIALACCTLAPLHAQTSTATIAGRILDPQGRPVAGATVTVRNTDLSSTRTATTDASGNFRVASLTSGAFTVEAKSESLATRHPVRLTLSLGSTVHVDVPLALPAVKQSATVHARSGLVEGNTVAPEVNKEDSSVGIFLAGLTVTYLPNRDRDFNQFTTLSPGADEDASGNGVIMAGQRASSLITQVDGTSFNDPLHGGIRGAGDRAFFLPQTVVREFQIIHSGVTAEVGGTNSGLINVVTKQGSGRTHGELFYTGRPSGLTAADAFGNSLDNTQNTFGGSTGGPLKLPFLRKRSFYYVGFEQDFLHVPYWSAFAPQAPGVVIPTALAAQQGETVQKSSPTAFFGRVDLLPSPKDTLALELGLNRVSASNVPDALNTGASTRSLATAANAASLGGHSATAIVQWMHLLTPRLVNQATVAWSGDHRSLTPNSTAPEQVINGFGILGGNSFGSQLFTSQQTQLKEDVSLTRGNTLLTFGGAFAYDPAYQQQEANLNGRFDYDSLADYLAANPRRFQQTFALGDTRYRGSVREFSLYGNGRFTLTRKLTLTAGLRWASQFNPQPQNPNPAIPVTAHIPSDLSLWQPRLGLAWNPATKTVVRLSSGLFSANTPADIFHRVAIDNGQQVAIADSYFDPMLLTLAQPLPRVPALTTPAALVIGIDPNFRNPTSAQFAATLEQELHPKLDVTVGYLHNSTWHLQRRIDENLDAPTIDASGNPVFPALRPSSAYGRLLVNQSNAHSNYDGLLVTAISQISRRTQVTANYTFARTRDDDSNDGPFSIDSALNPYNLKAEAAPSTQDVRHNLNIAAILNLPVGFKFNPIFITRSGLPYTPLVGFDTQHDANDYNDRAVISGQVAARNSLRQPAFNDLDLRIVKDFTLPGEGHHLDLFMDVFNVAGSGNRSFGPSSSSLFGNASSPVFSAGQALFAPDTTRLGGPREVQFTARLVGF